A segment of the Candidatus Bathyarchaeia archaeon genome:
GATCATGAGGACCTCGTTCGGTTTGGAGAGCGTTGGCCTGAAGATCCTCTCGCCCACATCCCTGAGCATTCGGCTTCTCTGCTCGAATTCGGTCCTCAATATGTTCCTGACGCTGCTTATTATCTTGGATGGCATTGGGGGGGCTCTGAGGACGATCGGCCTCCACTTCGTGGCCCTTATTATTTCCTGAATTATGATACCATCCTTCCCTATGGCTATACCGGGCTTCTTGACCTCTATCAGCACCTCGCCCAAGTTCGAATCGAAGCTCATGGATGAGATCCCCGCCTCTGGGGGTATGAGCTTCAAGATCTCGTTTCGGGCCTCCTCCTCCGGGAGCCGGATCGATGGATCCGACCTCATCACGATCCTCTTGTGGATTATGTTGACTATGTCCGTTATTATATGGCCCTGCTCCAATAGGAGGTCTATATTCCTGACGTACACTGCCAACCTAGGCCCTTCGAACTCTATCCTAGTTATCTCAGCTTCCCTAGGCATGTTCTGCAGTATGGTTTCCCTTATCCTCGCATTGGTATCGTTCGCCATCGAGGCCATCGAATATTACCAGCCGTCTCCATTCGATTATCGCGAGTGAGATCCTTAAGCCAATAATCTCTTCTCCCTTTCGTCGAGCTCCCTATATCCCTCCTTTGTTATCACGGCAATATCAAAACTATCTCCGCTGGCCGAATCCCTTTTCATTGCGGAGTCTATTGCCTTGACGATTATCGGTATCGCCTCCCTCGTTTCCATACCATCCTTGAACTCGGCCTCCAGCACGCCATAGGCTATCGGGGAGCCGGACCCTGTGGATACGCATCTCTCCTCGGTCAGGCTCCCGAGAGGATCCAATGCGAAGAGCTTGGGTCCCTCGCCATCGACGCCGCCCACTATGGCCTGCAACAATAGGGGATAATATCTGGATGAGAACAGGAGGTTGGCAGTGAGCCTAGCCGCCGACCTAGTCGGCATGGCAATACCCTTTTCATATTTGTATAGCTTAGCGTTCGCCCTGAGGATCTCCACCACCGTTTGGGCATCAGCCACAGCGCCCGCTATCGTCATGCCCAAATGGTCATCGATGCTGAAGACCTTCTTGGCGCGCTTATGGGCGACGAAATACCCCATGGTAGCTCTCGTGTCCGTCGCCATTATCACCCCATCCCTGCAGACCACGCCTATGGTGGTGGTCCCCCTCAGGACCATGTCCGAAATCCTTCCATTTCCTCCGTACACATGCCAAGGCTCCATAGAACCTAACCGCCTTTTCGGGAGCGCCGGCCGCAGCGGGGAAACGAGCCCATTTGCCCCTCGTCGACCGGCATTCGCTTGAGCGCGTTAAATGATGGGTTAAATATTAGTTTTTTGGATCCCGGAATCCCCCTTCATAAGGGGCCCGCCTTTGGGACATTTACGACCATTGGAGGACACAGATCGACAAAAGTTGATAAGGCCCGGGGTCCCGAGGGGGTGATGGCATGAACATAATGATCTTGGGACCAGCCGGCTCTGGGAAGAGCTTGCTTACGGGGGAGTTCGGCAAATACCTGCTTAGCGAGGGATACTCCGTCAACCTTATGAATCTGGACCCGGGTTGCGCAT
Coding sequences within it:
- the psmB gene encoding archaeal proteasome endopeptidase complex subunit beta, which produces MEPWHVYGGNGRISDMVLRGTTTIGVVCRDGVIMATDTRATMGYFVAHKRAKKVFSIDDHLGMTIAGAVADAQTVVEILRANAKLYKYEKGIAMPTRSAARLTANLLFSSRYYPLLLQAIVGGVDGEGPKLFALDPLGSLTEERCVSTGSGSPIAYGVLEAEFKDGMETREAIPIIVKAIDSAMKRDSASGDSFDIAVITKEGYRELDEREKRLLA